From the genome of Triticum aestivum cultivar Chinese Spring chromosome 1A, IWGSC CS RefSeq v2.1, whole genome shotgun sequence:
TGCTGTTATATATTCTCTATCGTTCAAACAAAGCTACAGAAGTCTAATATAATTACTTACTACATTAATTAGTAAGACAGTAAAGTGTATCAAAGGGATTAGAGAACACTTTCATAGATTATGGTAGTGTTGGCACACAGGCTCAGTTATCTACATCTCAAGATTTTTATGCATCAGCTGCATTAGGTGAAAATTCTTCTAGAGAAATACAGCAGCCAAACTTAGTGCTGTGTACTATGGTCTAGCAGTAACACTGGGGAAAAGAACATAAAGACAGGTATAGGGAAAAAGAACACAAACACATAATATTTACATTTAATAGATGCTAGTAGTAAAGGGATTGATGAGTTAGTATGAAGATAGAATCTCATTGTGAGCATATTTTTTTAGAAGAATAGGGACTCGCCCAGTTCCATTAACCATGAAACCAAAATGTCAGGATACATCAAGTTACAAGGCCAAGGATAATAGCCATAATGCTACCTCGGCATCTAGAACAAAAGGCTGATTATCTATGTAACCGTGATCGAGGTTTGTTTATGTAATACGTATCATGATCCCACAGTCCACCCAAGATACAACTGAAACCAAATATATATTTTTATGTAAAAGCAAAAGGCACAACGCATCATCTATGCATTTAACCATTACCAAGGATGTCTATGTTGACTTATCCTAATGGATCTTAACCACTGCTCTAGCACTCTTAACTAtaaacattgtgtttctcctgttTAAAACAAGATCCTGTAGTTTGATGAAAATCAATGTAACATTGACCTTATAAATACATACCAACTGGTACATAGATATAGATATAGCTAAAGCAAAAGGAGAACTAAAACAAGTAAGAAGATGTAGTAGGAAAATGTTACTGGTAAACTATGATGGCCTTCTATCTGAGCCTAGGACTAACTGATTGGTTCATGTTATTAACTGCAAACATTATCTAATGTCAAAATATGCTTGATCTCAATAGAAGTCTTAGCTTGTAGATATGCCAAATCACTAAATATGTTGAAACTCATGCATGCACTGCATTAAACCCTCAATATAAGATAGTATATCACTTACGTTCAAGTAAAGAGTCCACCAGAACAGCCACGAGTCCTTTTTGTTCATCCGAGCAAGAGACTGCAAGGAAACACTTCGGTCATCAATTCACCATCAAACAGCAGAAGAGACGTCAAACACAAAACAAGCACGAACCTCCCCGTCAAGGCACTCGAACTTCCACACACTGTTGCCATCATCGTCAATCTCATTCCACCACCGCAGCCCGACGAGTATCCTTCCGCTGACATTCTTCACCACCCAGAAGTCGAGCGCAGCGAGGAGCACagtgatgacaaagatgatgacgaAGCTCTTCACGAAGAGCGAGAAGAGGATGTAGAACGCCAGTGCCGACGCCTTTTGCCGAGACACACAAGAATGAATAAGCATCCAATGCAAGCAACAATCCTAAGCAGCGCATGCGGGTTCCGTGGAGGAAGAATCAGGTAGGTACCTTGAAGAGCACATGGAAGAGGCATGTTATAGGATTGGCATAGTTCTCGCTGACCACCTGCAACAACGTTCATGCCATCATTCATTCAGTCAGTCACATTGCAACAGATCTAAAACTGGCCAGAAGATATTAGACTCCCAGCCACAGGATTTAACAGTGAGCCAATTAAGCCCAAGAAACCAGCTCAATTGCATCCACCTATTATTATCCTACTACTAGACGAAACCAAATCTTGATCTAATTTAGCCTAGATCTCATGCGACCGAGTAGGTATGTATCTCTTGCGACCAATCGAGATTCAGACACAGTTCCAAGAAACCCCCTGACTGGATCCGACGCCGGACTCAAGAACCCTAATCCAAGAAAACGCTAGATCTTGGGCAAGTCCTTCCTCCTACTCGAGGTAGAGGCGAAGCGAAGAGCTCGGATCCGAACTTCCGTGCGGAGCcgaagaagacgacgaggaggtGGGGGGGAATGGGATTAGGGGGTAATCACCTGGGGCCGATCCATGGATCCTCTTGGCTCTGCCTCCGGGACGCCTCGCTCTCTCGCCTCTTTCTTCTTCCCTTGGGTGCTAAGGATGCGCCAGCTTTGGGCTTTCGTTGCTTCCTTCGCGCGGTCGCGCCCTGGCTCTACCGAGGGGAGAAAGAGGatcggggaggggaggggaggtgaGGTACACTCAAGTAAACCGCGGGTTATTTTCCACTTATTTTCCGAACTTTTTATATTGGCACTTGGTATAGAGAAAAGGGGGTGCAACTGTAATTCGTTCATCTGGTTTACTATATCGAAGAAAAATGGCAGTAATCTTTCTTTTAATCTTTTACTAGggaaagagcccgtgcgttgcaagctCGTGCTTTTCTGCGGAGCGAACACAAATTTTTATGAACCACAACTGGCCGATTTGCTCTCCTAGCTAGCAATTCAGCAATCAGACCCATCTTCCATCACCGATGCATCCCTCCCCACTCATCGGTTCCCTCTCATTTACTTTGGTGAGTTCCATGCCATCTCTCCTCAATCCCCCCTCCCCCCTGGATCACTTACACTTTTAGCTGCAACCGTATGATCAATCTTATTGTCGTCTATCTTCGCGTGCCTGTGCTTGAGGGGCACGTGATCAGCACGAAACTCTTGCTACCCACTGATCTACATGCCAATCTTCTCTTTCCTCCTCACAGGGCTGACCACTGCCACCATAGTACGCAACAGGCGGCTACACGGCCGGCCTTCCGATTCACCACCGCGAGCAATATCGGCACATAACTACGCAACAGACGGCTACACGACCGGCTTTCCATTCACCACCGCAAGCAACATCAACACACAAACAACTACCTTCTCATGAAATTCGCCTTCAAACTTCTTCAAAAACCTAACCTACNNNNNNNNNNNNNNNNNNNNNNNNNNNNNNNNNNNNNNNNNNNNNNNNNNNNNNNNNNNNNNNNNNNNNNNNNNNNNNNNNNNNNNNNNNNNNNNNNNNNNNNNNNNNNNNNNNNNNNNNNNNNNNNNNNNNNNNNNNNNNNNNNNNNNNNNNNNNNNNNNNNNNNNNNNNNNNNNNNNNNNNNNNNNNNNNNNNNNNNNNNNNNNNNNNNNNNNNNNNNNNNNNNNNNNNNNNNNNNNNNNNNNNNNNNNNNNNNNNNNNNNNNNNNNNNNNNNNNNNNNNNNNNNNNNNNNNNNNNNNNNNNNNNNNNNCTGGAAAATCGTTAACCAACAACTATACCACCTTCGTAAAATTTCTTTCGTCCTTACTAACAATGGCACTTCCACTTTCTTCTGGCTCGACACTTGGCTCTTGCCGACTCCGCTTGCAGAAAAATACCCCCACCTTTTCTCTCACTCCATTGCTCCCTCTGTCCTGGTATCTCATGTCATGCATAATGGTTTACTCGCTACTCTGCGGAATCGCCTAACCAATGTGGCTTCTGCCGAGCTTGCGTCTGTTTTGTCTTTGTTGCAGGATGTTACCACAAGCAATGCGCCCGACGACAGGTTCCTCATCCACGGCTCCTCGTTCACCTCGAGGTGCGCCTACTCTTTGCTCTCCTCCGGCCATGAGCTTGACCTCAACGCTGGGCACATTTGGGGATCCAAGGCACCAATCAAGGTGAGGATCTTCGGCTGGCTCCTCTGTCGTGACAGGCTAAGCACGATGGCGAACTTACATCGCAAGACCATTACCTCGGGATCGTCTTGCCCTCGATGTGACTTGTCTTCTGAGGATGCGGCGCACCTCGCTCTACTCTGCCCATGCACGGGCCAGGTCTGGTCCATACTGGGACTCCAGGCCCCTAACCGCATCGACCTCATCTGGGATACTCCTACTCCGGTAGGCCTCCACATCAACATTTGGCCTACTGTCGCCCTTGTCGTCCTCTGGAAGCTCTGGGATTCCAAAAACGCTCGTGTGTTCCATAACGAGATACACTCCCCCCTAAATACTATTCGGAACATTATCTCCGATTTCACGCTTTGGTCCTTCAGATTTAAGGACCACGTTAGTAGGGAGGCTGCCGTGTCTTGGCGCATGTACCTCTCCTCTCGCTGTAATCTATAATGTATTCTGCAATTTGCCCTCGGGCacctttgagtaatatattcaggtggggatccTCTCCCCCNNNNNNNNNNNNNNNNNNNNNNNNNNNNNNNNNNNNNNNNNNNNNNNNNNNNNNNNNNNNNNNNNNNNNNNNNNNNNNNNNNNNNNNNNNNNNNNNNNNNNNNNNNNNNNNNNNNNNNNNNNNNNNNNNNNNNNNNNNNNCAAACTGCAAACTCTCACAGTGGGGCCT
Proteins encoded in this window:
- the LOC123038930 gene encoding Golgi apparatus membrane protein-like protein ECHIDNA isoform X1, which gives rise to MDRPQVVSENYANPITCLFHVLFKASALAFYILFSLFVKSFVIIFVITVLLAALDFWVVKNVSGRILVGLRWWNEIDDDGNSVWKFECLDGESLARMNKKDSWLFWWTLYLNAAAWIILGIFSLIRLEADYLLVVGVCLTLSLANIVGFTKCNKGMAYLHSCQHLSDGGKLFCTVLCIALTNCLFILISK
- the LOC123038930 gene encoding Golgi apparatus membrane protein-like protein ECHIDNA isoform X2 produces the protein MDRPQVVSENYANPITCLFHVLFKASALAFYILFSLFVKSFVIIFVITVLLAALDFWVVKNVSGRILVGLRWWNEIDDDGNSVWKFECLDGESLARMNKKDSWLFWWTLYLNAAAWIILGIFSLIRLEADYLLVVGVCLTLSLANIVGFTKCNKDAKKNIRAFAENAAQNAITSRITSSLQSAFGI